One window from the genome of Nitrospirae bacterium YQR-1 encodes:
- a CDS encoding helix-turn-helix domain-containing protein gives MIGEYLTKVRIEAGVSIEDMSKRTRIRRSYLIALEKDDFSNIPGETYIKGHIQTYLKALGVDPSDGLKIYHEQLKQTSDVGTSVTQNTEFNPVKGNSVKPAKSYKYILAAIILFAAAAIFFIFNKNIQTPGLKIDFFSRISTNIRQFLDTVNSSQTDNTSLPAQPAAAQSDNGTTALLAQTTVTEPSPSPQPAAVTADVASGTKQHTLTLKASDLTWLSVKIDGKESKQMFLKPMETVQWVADDNFILKLGNAGGVKIVFDGKELEGYGQKGSVITLQLPPKPIPSETPSTE, from the coding sequence TTGATAGGCGAGTACTTAACCAAAGTACGTATAGAAGCTGGGGTTTCCATTGAGGATATGTCAAAAAGAACCCGTATTCGGCGCTCTTACCTTATCGCACTGGAAAAAGACGATTTTAGTAATATTCCAGGCGAGACTTATATTAAAGGCCACATACAGACATACCTTAAAGCTCTGGGTGTAGACCCATCGGATGGACTAAAAATATACCATGAACAATTAAAACAAACCTCGGATGTTGGTACCAGCGTCACCCAAAACACTGAGTTTAATCCTGTTAAGGGTAATTCCGTCAAACCGGCAAAATCATATAAGTATATTTTAGCAGCGATAATTCTGTTTGCAGCAGCAGCCATTTTTTTTATATTTAATAAAAACATTCAAACTCCGGGACTAAAGATAGATTTTTTTAGCAGGATATCAACAAATATCCGGCAATTTCTGGACACTGTGAATTCATCACAAACAGACAACACCTCTTTGCCGGCGCAACCGGCTGCTGCTCAGTCAGATAATGGTACAACTGCATTGTTAGCACAAACCACGGTAACAGAACCATCTCCGTCTCCACAACCGGCAGCTGTCACTGCTGATGTTGCATCCGGCACGAAACAGCATACTCTTACCCTTAAGGCGTCGGATTTAACATGGTTGAGTGTCAAGATTGACGGCAAAGAATCAAAACAGATGTTTCTTAAACCGATGGAGACGGTACAATGGGTAGCCGATGATAATTTCATATTAAAACTTGGTAATGCCGGAGGCGTCAAAATCGTTTTTGACGGCAAAGAGCTTGAGGGTTACGGGCAGAAGGGAAGTGTCATTACTCTTCAGTTGCCGCCAAAGCCGATTCCTTCTGAAACACCATCAACTGAGTAA
- the rfbG gene encoding CDP-glucose 4,6-dehydratase produces MDIFSGLYRDRRVMVTGHTGFKGSWLCLWLKELGAIVSGYALPPPTNPNHFDLLSLDIASIKGDIRDRVALNEAFSAFEPEIVFHLAAQALVGPSYINPVETLETNVMGTVNVLETCRHIKSIKAVVIITSDKCYESKHWVWSYREMDEMGGHDPYSASKGCAELITASYRRSFFSDTENKTPFVASARAGNVIGGGDWSEFRLIPDIVRATIENDTIYIRKPASVRPWQHVLEPLSGYLTLGAQLLAGRREFACPWNFGPDNNSYLTVMELIEMARKSWSIISCEIRPVDWLAEVDYLKLDCSKAAAELAWSSVWSIETTLRRTISWYVDYYEKNVVLSHNDLYEYVKDAKARNLAYAL; encoded by the coding sequence ATGGATATTTTTAGCGGACTTTACAGAGATAGACGTGTGATGGTAACCGGACATACCGGTTTTAAGGGGTCATGGCTGTGTTTGTGGTTAAAGGAGCTTGGTGCAATAGTTAGCGGATATGCCCTCCCGCCGCCAACCAACCCCAATCACTTTGACCTTCTTAGCTTAGACATTGCATCAATTAAAGGAGATATCAGGGACAGGGTGGCTCTGAATGAGGCATTTAGCGCTTTTGAGCCGGAGATAGTTTTTCACCTTGCCGCACAGGCCCTTGTCGGCCCGTCGTACATAAATCCAGTTGAGACTCTGGAAACTAATGTAATGGGAACTGTAAACGTGCTTGAAACATGCCGGCATATAAAGAGCATTAAGGCAGTAGTAATCATAACCAGCGACAAGTGCTATGAGAGTAAGCACTGGGTATGGAGCTACAGAGAAATGGACGAAATGGGCGGACATGACCCATATAGTGCTTCCAAGGGCTGTGCCGAGCTCATTACCGCCTCTTATAGAAGGTCTTTTTTTTCCGATACTGAAAACAAAACTCCTTTTGTGGCAAGCGCACGTGCCGGCAATGTTATAGGCGGAGGGGACTGGTCTGAATTCAGGCTTATTCCGGATATTGTCAGGGCAACAATAGAAAACGACACCATTTACATAAGGAAACCTGCCTCGGTGCGTCCGTGGCAACATGTGCTTGAGCCACTCTCCGGTTATCTTACATTGGGAGCACAACTACTTGCAGGAAGGAGGGAATTTGCCTGCCCATGGAATTTCGGCCCTGATAACAACAGCTATCTGACCGTCATGGAATTAATAGAGATGGCAAGAAAATCATGGAGTATAATTTCCTGCGAAATACGCCCTGTTGACTGGCTTGCCGAGGTGGATTATCTGAAACTTGACTGCTCAAAGGCAGCGGCAGAGCTGGCGTGGAGCAGTGTCTGGAGTATTGAGACAACGCTTCGGAGAACCATTTCGTGGTATGTTGACTATTACGAGAAAAACGTTGTGCTTAGCCATAATGACCTGTATGAGTATGTAAAAGATGCAAAAGCCCGTAATCTTGCCTATGCACTTTAA
- a CDS encoding glycosyltransferase, with protein MKDAAVTVIIPNYNGKAYLSDCLNSLRNQTFKDFEIIVVDNGSTDGSVELIKQVFPEVTLIIFNENTGFSHACNAAIKASESPFVALLNNDTEVSPQWLKVLFESMHGSKNTGMAASKILLDKMTIDSTGMLIYPDGIGRQRGRGETDTGQYDDKTDVLYPSGCACLLRRKMLDETGLFDEDFFAYCEDVDLGLRGRLAGWLAVFCPDAVVYHKYSETGGKYSEFKAFLVERNRIWVAVKNFPLQFLLKVPLYTFKRYIWQMYSIATKRGSTARFAGGVSASGMAAVFLKAYSSAAVKIPSMLKKRMFFKRRITALEFSNMLKKHEVSASELILKD; from the coding sequence TTGAAAGACGCAGCTGTTACTGTCATAATCCCCAATTACAACGGAAAGGCGTATCTTAGTGACTGTTTGAACTCTTTAAGAAATCAGACTTTTAAAGATTTCGAAATAATTGTAGTTGATAACGGCTCAACCGATGGCTCTGTTGAGCTGATAAAGCAGGTTTTTCCAGAAGTAACACTGATTATATTTAACGAAAACACCGGATTTTCCCATGCCTGTAATGCAGCAATTAAAGCCTCAGAAAGTCCTTTTGTCGCTCTTTTAAATAATGATACTGAGGTCTCACCACAGTGGCTTAAGGTGCTTTTTGAATCAATGCATGGAAGTAAAAACACAGGCATGGCGGCCTCTAAAATTCTGCTTGATAAGATGACAATAGATTCCACGGGAATGTTGATTTACCCTGATGGAATAGGAAGGCAAAGGGGCAGGGGAGAGACCGATACAGGGCAGTATGACGATAAAACGGATGTTCTTTACCCAAGCGGCTGTGCCTGTTTGCTCAGGCGTAAAATGCTTGATGAAACCGGACTTTTCGATGAGGATTTCTTTGCCTATTGCGAGGATGTCGATCTCGGGCTAAGGGGAAGGCTTGCCGGCTGGTTGGCAGTTTTCTGCCCTGATGCCGTGGTTTACCACAAGTATTCCGAAACAGGCGGCAAGTACTCAGAGTTTAAGGCTTTCCTTGTGGAGAGAAACAGAATCTGGGTGGCCGTCAAAAATTTTCCTCTGCAATTTTTGCTGAAAGTGCCTCTTTACACGTTTAAAAGATATATCTGGCAGATGTATTCCATCGCAACTAAAAGGGGAAGCACTGCAAGATTTGCCGGGGGAGTAAGTGCATCCGGCATGGCTGCCGTCTTTTTAAAAGCATATAGTTCTGCTGCTGTAAAAATCCCCTCGATGCTAAAAAAAAGAATGTTTTTTAAAAGAAGAATCACGGCACTGGAGTTTTCAAATATGCTAAAAAAACACGAGGTTTCGGCGTCGGAGTTAATTCTGAAAGATTGA
- a CDS encoding Crp/Fnr family transcriptional regulator, producing MKYQVENKPGKSIKFETNPLFSSVMDTQLISLRKQSRPFNLKKEETLYMQGLESKSVFFLESGYVKLSKLNHDGRIFILDVVEPGEFFGELALAGEKERSTSAEVIEDCSGIEIKKEVFETFLKSIPDLAIKLIQMIGDKRLNTENMLQNMIFMDIETRIVSLLLKYADGDTVKISMTHQEMADMTGSTRVSVSRTIIKFRNNGLIETTGDRIKLKNLKKLHGYLEHSH from the coding sequence ATGAAATATCAGGTTGAAAATAAACCAGGCAAAAGCATTAAGTTTGAGACTAATCCTCTGTTTTCATCAGTAATGGATACGCAACTCATCTCTTTACGTAAACAGTCCAGGCCGTTTAATTTAAAAAAAGAAGAGACCCTGTACATGCAGGGCCTGGAGTCAAAGTCTGTATTTTTTTTAGAGAGCGGTTACGTAAAACTCTCAAAACTGAATCATGACGGCAGGATTTTTATTCTTGATGTGGTTGAGCCCGGGGAGTTCTTCGGTGAACTGGCGCTGGCAGGGGAAAAAGAGAGAAGCACATCTGCAGAGGTTATCGAGGATTGCTCAGGTATTGAAATAAAGAAAGAGGTTTTTGAGACTTTCCTGAAATCTATACCTGATTTGGCAATTAAACTTATCCAGATGATTGGCGACAAAAGGCTCAACACGGAAAACATGCTGCAAAATATGATATTTATGGACATTGAGACCCGCATCGTCTCCCTGCTGCTAAAATATGCCGATGGTGATACTGTTAAAATCTCAATGACTCACCAGGAAATGGCAGATATGACCGGTTCCACCAGAGTTTCAGTCTCAAGAACAATTATAAAGTTCAGAAACAACGGATTAATAGAGACAACAGGAGACCGCATAAAGCTAAAAAATCTTAAAAAATTACATGGATATCTGGAACATTCCCATTAA
- a CDS encoding DUF169 domain-containing protein: protein MNNKEIQNILMNELRLMHYPVAVKFFFNDLELEDFKDNVSYHIPVHPITFCQFEIGSRMKGQTVLGTKETLGCANARYIFGWKSLDDAEIKTHLKYTKDMQQAERFIKTKPRLPEGQLKAFAVSPLAESYFKPDVVHFYCDNMQAYHLVVDYMAAMDVHPLRPSLTMNSSACGGSVFSYNENTLNMLTACSGSYNSGKTERGEINVMIPGGHIEHTTQRLLDRKNLCGSSSVTRPGDLFPGADVCKNCPLIICVKSNTKLQSEVNTGGKEKATPPLIGDSPGETPRSF from the coding sequence ATGAACAATAAAGAAATACAAAACATCCTTATGAATGAGTTAAGGCTCATGCACTATCCTGTAGCAGTAAAATTTTTTTTTAATGATTTAGAGCTTGAGGATTTCAAGGATAATGTTTCTTACCATATACCGGTTCATCCGATAACATTTTGTCAGTTTGAAATCGGATCGAGAATGAAAGGGCAAACTGTCCTGGGGACAAAGGAAACTCTGGGCTGTGCAAATGCTCGCTATATATTTGGTTGGAAATCTTTAGATGATGCTGAAATTAAAACCCATCTGAAATACACCAAAGATATGCAGCAGGCGGAAAGATTTATAAAAACAAAACCACGTTTACCGGAAGGACAACTTAAGGCTTTTGCCGTTTCACCACTGGCGGAGTCTTACTTTAAGCCTGATGTCGTTCATTTCTATTGCGACAACATGCAAGCATATCACCTTGTTGTTGACTATATGGCGGCTATGGACGTTCATCCACTCAGACCGTCTCTGACAATGAACTCATCAGCTTGCGGAGGCTCTGTGTTTTCTTATAATGAAAACACGTTAAATATGCTGACAGCGTGCAGCGGCAGCTATAACTCAGGAAAAACCGAACGAGGTGAAATAAATGTCATGATTCCCGGCGGCCACATAGAGCACACTACTCAGAGGCTCTTAGACAGAAAGAATCTCTGTGGCAGCTCATCCGTTACAAGACCGGGGGATCTGTTCCCCGGTGCCGATGTCTGTAAAAACTGTCCACTTATTATATGTGTTAAATCTAATACCAAGTTGCAGTCAGAAGTAAACACAGGCGGCAAGGAGAAAGCGACGCCTCCCCTCATAGGGGATTCCCCTGGGGAGACGCCCCGGAGCTTTTGA
- a CDS encoding glycosyltransferase family 2 protein: MTDGNKYNKTSDNKDNKGKQRIAVVIPAYKVSANIIGVLSTIPAEVDEIIVVDDRCPENSGKSAELTADKRVTVIYNTKNMGVGGAVVEGYKKALQLDCTVIVKMDGDGQMDPVYLNDLITPIVDGCADYSKGNRFFDFKALKTMPVIRLLGNSALSFAVKLTSGYWNIADPTNGYTAILSETLRKLDLKKISTGYFFESSMLINLNIINAVVADVSIPAKYGDEESSLSVTKVLLSFPPKLLSGLMRRLLLKYLIYDFNMASVYMLLGIPMFLFALALGLYEWAQSSLTGLVRSPGTIMLVALPIIVSFQMLLQAVNIDISSVPKRRC; this comes from the coding sequence ATGACAGACGGCAATAAATACAATAAAACATCAGACAATAAAGACAACAAAGGGAAACAGAGGATTGCCGTTGTTATACCGGCGTATAAGGTTAGTGCTAATATAATAGGTGTGTTATCAACTATACCGGCAGAGGTAGATGAGATTATCGTTGTTGATGACAGATGCCCTGAAAATTCCGGTAAAAGCGCGGAGTTAACGGCTGATAAGAGAGTAACCGTTATTTATAACACTAAGAACATGGGTGTAGGGGGTGCAGTTGTTGAGGGTTATAAAAAGGCGCTGCAACTGGATTGCACAGTCATAGTTAAAATGGACGGAGATGGCCAGATGGACCCCGTGTATCTGAATGATTTAATTACGCCCATTGTTGATGGCTGTGCCGATTATTCAAAAGGTAATAGGTTTTTTGATTTTAAAGCGTTAAAGACCATGCCGGTTATTCGTCTTTTAGGCAATAGTGCTTTGTCTTTTGCGGTTAAATTGACATCAGGGTATTGGAACATAGCAGATCCCACAAACGGCTACACTGCCATATTATCTGAAACCCTGAGAAAACTCGACCTTAAAAAAATATCCACCGGCTACTTCTTTGAATCCAGTATGTTGATAAATTTAAATATTATCAATGCCGTTGTTGCTGACGTTAGTATTCCGGCAAAATATGGCGATGAGGAGAGCTCACTTTCTGTTACAAAAGTGCTTCTGAGTTTCCCGCCAAAACTCCTGTCAGGACTAATGAGACGCCTTTTATTAAAATACCTTATCTATGATTTTAACATGGCATCGGTGTATATGCTTCTTGGGATTCCGATGTTTCTGTTTGCCCTGGCCCTTGGTCTCTATGAATGGGCACAGTCCTCCCTTACGGGCCTTGTCAGATCCCCAGGCACAATTATGCTTGTAGCGTTGCCAATAATTGTATCATTTCAGATGCTCCTTCAGGCCGTAAATATTGATATTTCATCAGTGCCAAAGAGGCGGTGTTGA